In the genome of Cryptomeria japonica chromosome 8, Sugi_1.0, whole genome shotgun sequence, one region contains:
- the LOC131059991 gene encoding uncharacterized protein LOC131059991 isoform X3: MSSHEGKKSSRRMGCDSSGSSFRDLDTEFLTTQAKIWIENVLEKSYDEEETVADLLADGEILYKISKLISKLMENKFGTQIDSPVSEANHFGKQSGKYLPYSYIDAFLKICKKMGLTSVDLFSPPDAVEKRDVRRVCLCIRALSKKACSNDLDVPDFDLVTDFLSMSPEMADVMQKYLKQDMYSMSSRTSNLDPETKKGSAKNNQPFLTCPPEVSLSTEDPDEAESKLKSAVFEVSDSFWGESSVATIGSRSVSPRSPQSAIHGSSSKSSTVGGSSVRDSLSDINAPFTPENDRDQKDSECFRIKDTFLADALNIYLEKSDRLTVNNSSEFNDPPTSLSNEGNFFNEYPTDKFTDKKDPVNGEMKNITPVAVNYDTNPAIVSDIHNNNVNFYNVKELKSEFLAMDYASKGKLNAVDIDHVNMPKEGILHMLNENVPKTGGTHVDCLKVEPLHTINVPSSVFMVNNNSHHLSDTVNGGYTHPNSVQVSDDFVERATDDVEVNFKNVLKELRVDVGPTDAPKLGRLDASHENELKGESVDSYCANFPQALDIYTDKTKVLHAKNVIGCYMHEPQTKYLDIDFIHQVKPGYGNTSQTVIVDMGTANVPNADSMGIDSMPSATESFIATTDSSLIADFINYNAYEECGHSTFMPVSKGTEQGELNNMDVHTKVLHKEEFAGDPTNAPELESLDVGPKYTQKTDSLFHDNRFSPEFVSVNVDQCVKKKNLNIGCGVILKGESVDMVNLSVRVLEIDGVDIACKVEDEEHVATFEKGMESNNVADEYAKLPKSETVVDSAANRKSGDINCAIDTEEDNVVAAGNSFVVYNIENYQNVLKADIVDAERAMSVETGDINCAFATSEDIFVSPVGNGLDTDNVDHASMDMLKSEILVVDNVANKQAEDINFAYVRAEDGTLSAQKGLEAELVNDYKTVLKSEIVDIDDARHMRTGKISCTNVTEEHDVNAANDSLADIDNDCRQSVEVDNAGDMKVKINCLVVTKEECIVDSGDAIKSDNVDGDSINVLKPAIVAVDGPANMQMGKINCAVMIEEISVANARNVNDKSKEVLKLETVDICSVLNMETGESNCVDVTEEDCIVNDDNEFSAGNFDHDSKNVLNSDNVGVDYALNMKTGHVDFLDVTEVKSTVNAENGLEEDVTNHLEKVLKSDTIFDSGVNMRTRGFNHGVVVEEASIINEWNGSEAVNIGYGSDNVMNSELIDIDSAMDVQMVDTGCSVVIAKDHTACAANGVKVLHVVDDTSNMLQLETLSFDSALNIKTGDINCPLATELDSIANPRIKLKADKIDEDGRNVLKLDTDSSTNVKTNDINGEVVANDNNVVDAENVLLANDNANGSINMLKLETVGVNNTVYIKTGYVNCPVMGEVESAAHIGNMLTSEKNNNDSINILKPETVGVDNAAYVKTGDINCPLVTEVESVLHFDNELQTDEVKNDTKNVLNSDNFCVGDPSNAKTWDINSKVVNEDDGVVNDRSEIEPNNLDHDIDKPLEPDIAAVDNAGDLKMGNNIKAVEPNRSEASNMDIVKSDFHKGDHINYDYCPIRKFKPSEIPEENSLIASDSRNQLQSSADCEHGNDYEIQQKETGKRSLEKNESEEKKHIRKSHGKRLWISVFACGLAAGVTMGVIRLLNRKQKEFEIKEGDTLSDISKRAGKSSWKEPNSVEMEYRLFLYVIHFSNPSSLGDSLCTGQILSQIQYYGVVNFYSSVCTNITKKDLVCSR; this comes from the exons ATGAGTTCGCATGAAGGAAAGAAATCATCAAGAAGAATGGGCTGTGATTCCTCCGGCAGTAGTTTCAGAGACCTGGACACTGAATTTTTGACG ACACAAGCTAAAATATGGATAGAGAACGTTTTAGAGAAAagttatgatgaagaagaaactgttGCAGATTTACTTGCAGATGGAGAAATCCT GTATAAAATTTCAAAGCTAATCAGTAAATTGATGGAGAATAAATTTGGTACACAGATTGACTCTCCGGTTTCAGAAGCAAATCACTTCGGAAAGCAGAGTGGCAAATATTTGCCTTATTCATATATTGATGCATTTCTGAAG ATTTGTAAGAAGATGGGGCTCACTAGTGTAGATCTATTCTCTCCACCTGATGCTGTGGAGAAGAGAGATGTTCGAAGAGTTTGTCTATGTATTCGAGCTTTATCGAAGAAAGCCTGTTCAAATGATTTAGAT GTGCCTGATTTTGATCTTGTCACGGATTTCCTATCCATGTCCCCAGAGATGGCTGATGTTATGCAGAAATATTTAAAGCAGGATATGTATAGCATGTCAAGTAGAACTTCCAACCTTGATCCAGAAACAAAGAAAGGATCAGCAAAG AACAATCAGCCATTCTTAACGTGTCCGCCTGAAGTATCACTATCAACTGAGGACCCTGATGAAGCAGAAAGTAAATTAAAATCTGCTGTTTTTGAAGTCTCAGATTCTTTTTGGGGAGAGAGTAGTGTTGCAACTATTGGCAGTCGTTCAGTGTCTCCAAGAAGCCCACAATCTGCAATTCATGGTTCTTCTTCCAAAAGTTCAACAGTAGGTGGTTCGTCTGTAAGGGATTCTCTAAGTGATATTAATGCTCCTTTCACACCAGAAAACGATAGGGATCAGAAAGACAGTGAATGTTTTAGAATCAAAGATACATTCCTAGCAGACGCTCTCAATATTTACTTAGAAAAATCAGATCGTTTGACTGTAAATAACTCCAGTGAATTTAACGATCCTCCAACTTCATTAAGTAATGAGGgcaatttttttaatgaatatcCCACGGACAAATTTACTGATAAAAAAGATCCTGTCAATGGAGAAATGAAAAATATAACACCAGTGGCAGTTAATTATGATACCAATCCAGCAATTGTATCTGATATTCATAACAATAATGTTAATTTTTACAATGTAAAGGAACTGAAAAGTGAGTTTTTAGCCATGGATTATGCAAGCAAGGGAAAACTAAATGCTGTTGATATTGACCATGTAAACATGCCGAAAGAAGGCATTCTTCATATGTTGAACGAAAATGTTCCAAAAACAGGAGGCACACATGTTGACTGCTTAAAAGTGGAGCCTTTGCACACTATCAATGTTCCTTCCTCTGTGTTTATGGTGAATAACAATTCACATCATCTGAGTGACACTGTTAATGGTGGATATACACATCCCAATTCAGTGCAAGTCTCTGATGATTTTGTAGAAAGAGCTACAGATGACGTGGAAGTCAATTTTAAAAATGTGCTAAAAGAATTGAGAGTTGATGTTGGACCCACAGATGCACCAAAATTAGGAAGGTTGGATGCCAGTCATGAAAATGAGTTGAAAGGAGAGAGTGTGGATTCTTACTGTGCGAATTTCCCACAAGCATTAGACATTTACACTGATAAAACAAAAGTGTTACATGCCAAAAATGTTATTGGTTGTTACATGCATGAACCACAAACAAAATATTTAGATATAGATTTTATACATCAGGTAAAACCAGGTTATGGAAACACCTCACAAACAGTTATTGTTGACATGGGGACAGCCAATGTGCCAAATGCAGATAGCATGGGCATTGACTCTATGCCAAGTGCAACGGAGTCTTTTATTGCGACCACTGATTCTTCGTTGATAGCAGATTTCATAAATTACAATGCTTATGAGGAATGTGGACATTCTACTTTTATGCCTGTCTCCAAAGGTACTGAACAAGGAGAACTAAATAATATGGATGTCCATACCAAAGTCCTACACAAAGAGGAATTTGCTGGCGACCCCACAAATGCACCAGAATTAGAGAGCTTGGATGTTGGCCCCAAATATACACAAAAAACAGACAGTCTGTTTCATGACAACAGATTTTCTCCAGAATTTGTTAGTGTCAACGTTGATCAGTGtgtgaaaaagaaaaatttgaatatAGGCTGTGGAGTCATACTAAAAGGAGAGAGTGTTGATATGGTGAACTTAAGTGTAAGAGTGCTGGAAATAGATGGTGTGGATATCGCATGTAAAGTGGAGGATGAAGAACATGTTGCTACTTTTGAGAAGGGTATGGAATCAAATAATGTTGCTGATGAATATGCAAAGTTGCCAAAATCAGAGACTGTTGTTGACAGTGCTGCAAATAGAAAATCAGGTGATATCAACTGTGCAATTGATACTGAAGAAGATAATGTTGTCGCTGCAGGTAACAGTTTTGTAGTATATAATATTGAGAATTACCAAAATGTTTTGAAAGCAGATATTGTTGATGCTGAGAGAGCTATGAGTGTGGAAACAGGTGATATCAACTGTGCATTTGCGACTTCAGAGGATATTTTTGTCAGTCCTGTAGGAAATGGGTTGGACACAGATAATGTTGATCATGCATCCATGGATATGCTGAAATCAGAGATTCTTGTTGTTGACAATGTTGCAAATAAGCAAGCAGAGGATATCAACTTTGCATATGTGCGTGCTGAAGATGGTACTCTGAGTGCTCAAAAGGGGTTGGAAGCTGAACTAGTTAATGATTACAAAACTGTTTTGAAATCAGAGATTGTTGATATTGACGATGCTAGGCATATGAGAACAGGTAAAATCAGTTGTACAAATGTGACTGAAGAACATGATGTTAATGCTGCAAATGATTCACTAGCAGATATTGACAATGACTGCAGACAGTCTGTTGAGGTTGACAATGCtggagatatgaaagtgaagattAATTGTTTAGTAGTGACTAAAGAAGAATGTATTGTTGATTCTGGGGATGCTATTAAATCAGATAATGTTGATGGTGACTCTATCAATGTGCTGAAACCAGCTATTGTTGCTGTTGACGGTCCTGCAAATATGCAAATGGGGAAAATTAACTGTGCAGTTATGATTGAAGAAATATCTGTTGCCAATGCTAGGAATGTTAATGACAAGTCAAAAGAAGTCCTGAAGTTGGAGACTGTTGATATTTGCAGTGTTCTGAATATGGAAACTGGGGAAAGTAACTGTGTAGATGTGACTGAAGAAGATTGTATTGTGAATGATGATAATGAGTTCAGTGCAGGTAATTTTGACCATGATTCCAAAAATGTGCTGAATTCAGATAATGTTGGTGTTGACTATGCTTTGAATATGAAAACAGGACATGTTGACTTCCTAGATGTTACTGAAGTAAAGAGTACTGTCAATGCTGAgaatggtttggaagaagatgttaCTAATCATCTGGAAAAGGTGTTGAAGTCAGATACTATTTTTGATAGTGGTGTAAATATGAGAACAAGAGGTTTCAACCATGGAGTTGTGGTTGAAGAAGCCAGCATTATTAATGAGTGGAATGGATCGGAAGCAGTTAATATTGGATATGGGTCTGACAATGTGATGAACTCAGAGCTTATTGATATTGACAGTGCTATGGATGTGCAAATGGTGGATACTGGCTGTTCTGTTGTGATTGCAAAGGATCATACTGCCTGTGCTGCTAATGGTGTCAAAGTACTTCATGTTGTCGATGACACTAGTAATATGCTGCAATTAGAGACTCTTAGTTTTGACAGTGCTCTGAATATAAAAACAGGAGATATAAACTGTCCACTTGCAACTGAGCTAGATAGCATTGCTAATCCTCGGATTAAGTTGAAAGCAGACAAAATTGACGAAGATGGCAGAAATGTACTGAAATTAGATACTGATAGTTCAACAAATGTGAAAACCAATGATATCAACGGTGAAGTTGTAGCCAACGATAATAATGTTGTTGATGCTGAGAATGTGTTACTAGCAAATGACAATGCCAATGGCTCCATAAATATGCTGAAACTAGAGACTGTAGGAGTTAACAATACCGTGTATATTAAAACAGGGTATGTCAACTGTCCAGTTATGGGTGAAGTAGAAAGTGCTGCCCATattgggaatatgttgacatcagagAAAAACAATAATGACTCCATAAATATTCTCAAACCGGAGACAGTAGGTGTTGATAATGCTGCATATGTGAAAACAGGGGATATCAACTGTCCACTTGTGACTGAAGTAGAGAGTGTTCTCCATTTTGACAATGAGTTACAAACAGATGAAGTCAAGAATGACACCAAAAATGTGCTAAATTCAGATAATTTTTGTGTTGGCGATCCTTCAAATGCAAAAACATGGGATATCAACTCTAAAGTTGTGAATGAAGATGATGGTGTTGTCAATGATAGGAGTGAGATAGAGCCAAACAATCTTGACCATGACATAGACAAACCTCTGGAACCAGATATTGCTGCTGTTGATAATGCTGGAGATCTTAAAATGGGGAATAACATTAAGGCTGTCGAGCCAAATAGATCAGAGGCAAGTAATATGGACATTGTCAAGTCAGACTTTCACAAGGGAGATCATATCAATTATGACTACTGCCCTATTAGAAAATTCAAGCCATCTGAAATTCCAGAGGAAAACTCATTGATTGCTAGTGATAGTAGAAACCAGCTTCAATCATCAGCAGATTGTGAGCATGGCAATGACTACGAAATCCAACAAAAGGAAACT GGAAAAAGGAGCCTCGAAAAGAATGAATCAGAAGAAAAAAAGCACATAAGAAAGTCTCACGGGAAAAGGCTATGGATCTCAGTTTTTGCTTGTGGATTAGCAGCTGGAGTAACCATGGGGGTGATACGATTGTTGAATAG GaaacaaaaagagtttgagattaAAGAAGGAGATACACTGTCAGACATATCCAAAAGAGCTGGCAAATCCAGTTGGAAGGA GCCAAATTCTGTTGAAATGGAGTACAGATTGTTCTTATATGTGATCCATTTTAGTAATCCTTCTTCTCTAGGAGATTCACTTTGTACAGGCCAAATTCTGTCACAAATACAATATTATGGTGTAGTCAACTTTTACAGTTCAGTTTGTACCAACATAACCAAAAAGGATTTGGTTTGTAGCAGGTAA
- the LOC131059991 gene encoding uncharacterized protein LOC131059991 isoform X6 has protein sequence MGLTSVDLFSPPDAVEKRDVRRVCLCIRALSKKACSNDLDVPDFDLVTDFLSMSPEMADVMQKYLKQDMYSMSSRTSNLDPETKKGSAKNNQPFLTCPPEVSLSTEDPDEAESKLKSAVFEVSDSFWGESSVATIGSRSVSPRSPQSAIHGSSSKSSTVGGSSVRDSLSDINAPFTPENDRDQKDSECFRIKDTFLADALNIYLEKSDRLTVNNSSEFNDPPTSLSNEGNFFNEYPTDKFTDKKDPVNGEMKNITPVAVNYDTNPAIVSDIHNNNVNFYNVKELKSEFLAMDYASKGKLNAVDIDHVNMPKEGILHMLNENVPKTGGTHVDCLKVEPLHTINVPSSVFMVNNNSHHLSDTVNGGYTHPNSVQVSDDFVERATDDVEVNFKNVLKELRVDVGPTDAPKLGRLDASHENELKGESVDSYCANFPQALDIYTDKTKVLHAKNVIGCYMHEPQTKYLDIDFIHQVKPGYGNTSQTVIVDMGTANVPNADSMGIDSMPSATESFIATTDSSLIADFINYNAYEECGHSTFMPVSKGTEQGELNNMDVHTKVLHKEEFAGDPTNAPELESLDVGPKYTQKTDSLFHDNRFSPEFVSVNVDQCVKKKNLNIGCGVILKGESVDMVNLSVRVLEIDGVDIACKVEDEEHVATFEKGMESNNVADEYAKLPKSETVVDSAANRKSGDINCAIDTEEDNVVAAGNSFVVYNIENYQNVLKADIVDAERAMSVETGDINCAFATSEDIFVSPVGNGLDTDNVDHASMDMLKSEILVVDNVANKQAEDINFAYVRAEDGTLSAQKGLEAELVNDYKTVLKSEIVDIDDARHMRTGKISCTNVTEEHDVNAANDSLADIDNDCRQSVEVDNAGDMKVKINCLVVTKEECIVDSGDAIKSDNVDGDSINVLKPAIVAVDGPANMQMGKINCAVMIEEISVANARNVNDKSKEVLKLETVDICSVLNMETGESNCVDVTEEDCIVNDDNEFSAGNFDHDSKNVLNSDNVGVDYALNMKTGHVDFLDVTEVKSTVNAENGLEEDVTNHLEKVLKSDTIFDSGVNMRTRGFNHGVVVEEASIINEWNGSEAVNIGYGSDNVMNSELIDIDSAMDVQMVDTGCSVVIAKDHTACAANGVKVLHVVDDTSNMLQLETLSFDSALNIKTGDINCPLATELDSIANPRIKLKADKIDEDGRNVLKLDTDSSTNVKTNDINGEVVANDNNVVDAENVLLANDNANGSINMLKLETVGVNNTVYIKTGYVNCPVMGEVESAAHIGNMLTSEKNNNDSINILKPETVGVDNAAYVKTGDINCPLVTEVESVLHFDNELQTDEVKNDTKNVLNSDNFCVGDPSNAKTWDINSKVVNEDDGVVNDRSEIEPNNLDHDIDKPLEPDIAAVDNAGDLKMGNNIKAVEPNRSEASNMDIVKSDFHKGDHINYDYCPIRKFKPSEIPEENSLIASDSRNQLQSSADCEHGNDYEIQQKETGKRSLEKNESEEKKHIRKSHGKRLWISVFACGLAAGVTMGVIRLLNSRKQKEFEIKEGDTLSDISKRAGKSSWKEPNSVEMEYRLFLYVIHFSNPSSLGDSLCTGQILSQIQYYGVVNFYSSVCTNITKKDLVCSR, from the exons ATGGGGCTCACTAGTGTAGATCTATTCTCTCCACCTGATGCTGTGGAGAAGAGAGATGTTCGAAGAGTTTGTCTATGTATTCGAGCTTTATCGAAGAAAGCCTGTTCAAATGATTTAGAT GTGCCTGATTTTGATCTTGTCACGGATTTCCTATCCATGTCCCCAGAGATGGCTGATGTTATGCAGAAATATTTAAAGCAGGATATGTATAGCATGTCAAGTAGAACTTCCAACCTTGATCCAGAAACAAAGAAAGGATCAGCAAAG AACAATCAGCCATTCTTAACGTGTCCGCCTGAAGTATCACTATCAACTGAGGACCCTGATGAAGCAGAAAGTAAATTAAAATCTGCTGTTTTTGAAGTCTCAGATTCTTTTTGGGGAGAGAGTAGTGTTGCAACTATTGGCAGTCGTTCAGTGTCTCCAAGAAGCCCACAATCTGCAATTCATGGTTCTTCTTCCAAAAGTTCAACAGTAGGTGGTTCGTCTGTAAGGGATTCTCTAAGTGATATTAATGCTCCTTTCACACCAGAAAACGATAGGGATCAGAAAGACAGTGAATGTTTTAGAATCAAAGATACATTCCTAGCAGACGCTCTCAATATTTACTTAGAAAAATCAGATCGTTTGACTGTAAATAACTCCAGTGAATTTAACGATCCTCCAACTTCATTAAGTAATGAGGgcaatttttttaatgaatatcCCACGGACAAATTTACTGATAAAAAAGATCCTGTCAATGGAGAAATGAAAAATATAACACCAGTGGCAGTTAATTATGATACCAATCCAGCAATTGTATCTGATATTCATAACAATAATGTTAATTTTTACAATGTAAAGGAACTGAAAAGTGAGTTTTTAGCCATGGATTATGCAAGCAAGGGAAAACTAAATGCTGTTGATATTGACCATGTAAACATGCCGAAAGAAGGCATTCTTCATATGTTGAACGAAAATGTTCCAAAAACAGGAGGCACACATGTTGACTGCTTAAAAGTGGAGCCTTTGCACACTATCAATGTTCCTTCCTCTGTGTTTATGGTGAATAACAATTCACATCATCTGAGTGACACTGTTAATGGTGGATATACACATCCCAATTCAGTGCAAGTCTCTGATGATTTTGTAGAAAGAGCTACAGATGACGTGGAAGTCAATTTTAAAAATGTGCTAAAAGAATTGAGAGTTGATGTTGGACCCACAGATGCACCAAAATTAGGAAGGTTGGATGCCAGTCATGAAAATGAGTTGAAAGGAGAGAGTGTGGATTCTTACTGTGCGAATTTCCCACAAGCATTAGACATTTACACTGATAAAACAAAAGTGTTACATGCCAAAAATGTTATTGGTTGTTACATGCATGAACCACAAACAAAATATTTAGATATAGATTTTATACATCAGGTAAAACCAGGTTATGGAAACACCTCACAAACAGTTATTGTTGACATGGGGACAGCCAATGTGCCAAATGCAGATAGCATGGGCATTGACTCTATGCCAAGTGCAACGGAGTCTTTTATTGCGACCACTGATTCTTCGTTGATAGCAGATTTCATAAATTACAATGCTTATGAGGAATGTGGACATTCTACTTTTATGCCTGTCTCCAAAGGTACTGAACAAGGAGAACTAAATAATATGGATGTCCATACCAAAGTCCTACACAAAGAGGAATTTGCTGGCGACCCCACAAATGCACCAGAATTAGAGAGCTTGGATGTTGGCCCCAAATATACACAAAAAACAGACAGTCTGTTTCATGACAACAGATTTTCTCCAGAATTTGTTAGTGTCAACGTTGATCAGTGtgtgaaaaagaaaaatttgaatatAGGCTGTGGAGTCATACTAAAAGGAGAGAGTGTTGATATGGTGAACTTAAGTGTAAGAGTGCTGGAAATAGATGGTGTGGATATCGCATGTAAAGTGGAGGATGAAGAACATGTTGCTACTTTTGAGAAGGGTATGGAATCAAATAATGTTGCTGATGAATATGCAAAGTTGCCAAAATCAGAGACTGTTGTTGACAGTGCTGCAAATAGAAAATCAGGTGATATCAACTGTGCAATTGATACTGAAGAAGATAATGTTGTCGCTGCAGGTAACAGTTTTGTAGTATATAATATTGAGAATTACCAAAATGTTTTGAAAGCAGATATTGTTGATGCTGAGAGAGCTATGAGTGTGGAAACAGGTGATATCAACTGTGCATTTGCGACTTCAGAGGATATTTTTGTCAGTCCTGTAGGAAATGGGTTGGACACAGATAATGTTGATCATGCATCCATGGATATGCTGAAATCAGAGATTCTTGTTGTTGACAATGTTGCAAATAAGCAAGCAGAGGATATCAACTTTGCATATGTGCGTGCTGAAGATGGTACTCTGAGTGCTCAAAAGGGGTTGGAAGCTGAACTAGTTAATGATTACAAAACTGTTTTGAAATCAGAGATTGTTGATATTGACGATGCTAGGCATATGAGAACAGGTAAAATCAGTTGTACAAATGTGACTGAAGAACATGATGTTAATGCTGCAAATGATTCACTAGCAGATATTGACAATGACTGCAGACAGTCTGTTGAGGTTGACAATGCtggagatatgaaagtgaagattAATTGTTTAGTAGTGACTAAAGAAGAATGTATTGTTGATTCTGGGGATGCTATTAAATCAGATAATGTTGATGGTGACTCTATCAATGTGCTGAAACCAGCTATTGTTGCTGTTGACGGTCCTGCAAATATGCAAATGGGGAAAATTAACTGTGCAGTTATGATTGAAGAAATATCTGTTGCCAATGCTAGGAATGTTAATGACAAGTCAAAAGAAGTCCTGAAGTTGGAGACTGTTGATATTTGCAGTGTTCTGAATATGGAAACTGGGGAAAGTAACTGTGTAGATGTGACTGAAGAAGATTGTATTGTGAATGATGATAATGAGTTCAGTGCAGGTAATTTTGACCATGATTCCAAAAATGTGCTGAATTCAGATAATGTTGGTGTTGACTATGCTTTGAATATGAAAACAGGACATGTTGACTTCCTAGATGTTACTGAAGTAAAGAGTACTGTCAATGCTGAgaatggtttggaagaagatgttaCTAATCATCTGGAAAAGGTGTTGAAGTCAGATACTATTTTTGATAGTGGTGTAAATATGAGAACAAGAGGTTTCAACCATGGAGTTGTGGTTGAAGAAGCCAGCATTATTAATGAGTGGAATGGATCGGAAGCAGTTAATATTGGATATGGGTCTGACAATGTGATGAACTCAGAGCTTATTGATATTGACAGTGCTATGGATGTGCAAATGGTGGATACTGGCTGTTCTGTTGTGATTGCAAAGGATCATACTGCCTGTGCTGCTAATGGTGTCAAAGTACTTCATGTTGTCGATGACACTAGTAATATGCTGCAATTAGAGACTCTTAGTTTTGACAGTGCTCTGAATATAAAAACAGGAGATATAAACTGTCCACTTGCAACTGAGCTAGATAGCATTGCTAATCCTCGGATTAAGTTGAAAGCAGACAAAATTGACGAAGATGGCAGAAATGTACTGAAATTAGATACTGATAGTTCAACAAATGTGAAAACCAATGATATCAACGGTGAAGTTGTAGCCAACGATAATAATGTTGTTGATGCTGAGAATGTGTTACTAGCAAATGACAATGCCAATGGCTCCATAAATATGCTGAAACTAGAGACTGTAGGAGTTAACAATACCGTGTATATTAAAACAGGGTATGTCAACTGTCCAGTTATGGGTGAAGTAGAAAGTGCTGCCCATattgggaatatgttgacatcagagAAAAACAATAATGACTCCATAAATATTCTCAAACCGGAGACAGTAGGTGTTGATAATGCTGCATATGTGAAAACAGGGGATATCAACTGTCCACTTGTGACTGAAGTAGAGAGTGTTCTCCATTTTGACAATGAGTTACAAACAGATGAAGTCAAGAATGACACCAAAAATGTGCTAAATTCAGATAATTTTTGTGTTGGCGATCCTTCAAATGCAAAAACATGGGATATCAACTCTAAAGTTGTGAATGAAGATGATGGTGTTGTCAATGATAGGAGTGAGATAGAGCCAAACAATCTTGACCATGACATAGACAAACCTCTGGAACCAGATATTGCTGCTGTTGATAATGCTGGAGATCTTAAAATGGGGAATAACATTAAGGCTGTCGAGCCAAATAGATCAGAGGCAAGTAATATGGACATTGTCAAGTCAGACTTTCACAAGGGAGATCATATCAATTATGACTACTGCCCTATTAGAAAATTCAAGCCATCTGAAATTCCAGAGGAAAACTCATTGATTGCTAGTGATAGTAGAAACCAGCTTCAATCATCAGCAGATTGTGAGCATGGCAATGACTACGAAATCCAACAAAAGGAAACT GGAAAAAGGAGCCTCGAAAAGAATGAATCAGAAGAAAAAAAGCACATAAGAAAGTCTCACGGGAAAAGGCTATGGATCTCAGTTTTTGCTTGTGGATTAGCAGCTGGAGTAACCATGGGGGTGATACGATTGTTGAATAG CAGGaaacaaaaagagtttgagattaAAGAAGGAGATACACTGTCAGACATATCCAAAAGAGCTGGCAAATCCAGTTGGAAGGA GCCAAATTCTGTTGAAATGGAGTACAGATTGTTCTTATATGTGATCCATTTTAGTAATCCTTCTTCTCTAGGAGATTCACTTTGTACAGGCCAAATTCTGTCACAAATACAATATTATGGTGTAGTCAACTTTTACAGTTCAGTTTGTACCAACATAACCAAAAAGGATTTGGTTTGTAGCAGGTAA